The following coding sequences lie in one bacterium genomic window:
- a CDS encoding DUF4258 domain-containing protein, with product MPIKISLHAKEQMLERGASEEEVKIAVQKGEKQEAKKGRIIYKKNFQFNNHWRGREYKIKQVSPVVAIEGDDIIVITVYVFYF from the coding sequence ATGCCAATAAAAATAAGTTTGCATGCAAAAGAACAGATGCTGGAGAGAGGGGCAAGCGAGGAAGAAGTTAAAATCGCAGTACAGAAGGGCGAGAAACAAGAAGCAAAAAAAGGCAGAATTATTTATAAAAAGAATTTTCAATTTAATAACCATTGGCGGGGCAGGGAATACAAAATAAAGCAAGTATCGCCTGTGGTTGCAATAGAAGGTGATGATATAATAGTTATTACAGTCTATGTGTTTTATTTCTAA